The sequence GATTCGAGTCAAGACAGCTACAAAGCTTGTCTTTTTCCCCTAATTATACCCAGCATACCAGTCCCAACACACGTGTGCTTGGTCTCTTTATAACCCTCAACAAACTGCCAAGCCAATGTTGCCAATTGCCAACCACAATCTTATACTTGGGCCTCACCTCCATGAACATAATCCTATATATTCTTCTTTACACATTcattgaaattttcaattatcacCCCCAGCCCCCATTTTTTCATTGTAAATCCAATTAATATGCTTTTCTCCTATGCTGCTGCTTTGGTTTTTCTGTACTGTCTGCAGTGGTAACAGATTTGTAGTAAGCAGGAAGCTGAGATATTGAGATGGACCCAGTAAATATAGACCACCCATCAGAGGATGTGTGGGGCTTCTGCAGTTTTTCTTCAAGTTAATACACGCTGGAATGGTCAAATAATAATGGTTCTAGCCTTCTAGGACCCTAAAATGGGAAAGGGAATGAAGGGATGGAAGCAGTTGCTGGCTAAGGAAGTAAGGTGGGATGTGTTGCTACATCCTCAGGACAGTGAGGGGAAGTACTTGATTGTGAAGTGAAGGTAGAAGCATTTGCTGTTAACAACTAATATTGAgctaacaaaaaggaaaaaggaagagaagagaagaaatgGCTGTGGAGCCATCTATTTTGCAGGGTAATCAATAGAGGAATGGATGAGCAGAGGGTCCAACCCTGCTGATGGGGTAGAGCTGGTGGTGGTTGAGGCCACATGTTTCCCATAAATGCTTGAGACAAAGCCAAAAAGCCTGCTTATACGAACTTTGATTGCCTCCCTGCATAAACAGTTCCTATTGTCTCCTTGGGTTGCTCTCCTTGTCCCCCTTGTTATGTCCATGGTTCATGGATCTCAGCCTAAGTGCCTATAGTCGTGGCTGCATGTTAGCCTTGGCCTgtatttccatttttatatgGCCTTCTTTTGATTTGTGATGGAAAACACGCTATATATGGATGTGAATTTTGTTTATCTCACTGCTAAAATTCTCATGGGACCGTCCCAAGACTTTTATTCTCCATGCAACCCTGACCACAAGAAAAGAAACTGGCCTTGAGTTAGTTCTGGGGATGTCCATCCATCCTTGGTTTCTTTCACCCTGCACCACACATATAAGCTCCTGTCATTTGTATTGGTTTCTGGCCTGTAGTTTCTCTTTACGTTCACGGTTGTGTTCCAATTCTACTATCTAGGTAGCCATTTAGGATTCTTTGTGCTAACAGTTTGTGTTTAGCAAATGAATTGAACCATGCCTTTCTTAGTAGTTggtgaaaaaagaaatacacTTGAAGAAGGAAACTTTTATtctatcttcatttttttctcatgaCCTCCCTTCTTTCAAATCACACTCAGTGGTATCTTCCCAAGGATGATGGCATTAGTCTCCCTTTTTCCCAAGATCATTGATGATTATGCTCATTGGGATGACTCTTTGGTTTCCTTTTCAGAGTCTAGACTTCTATCTTATCCTCTTCTTTCACATCTATCTGAGATATCCCATGTTGGCCACGGGACTTATTCCATGAACATATTGGTTTTTGTTTGTGGAATCTTTGCTTTCCCCTAGATATTGGTCCTTTGAATTTGCCTGAAAGGAAGTGAAGCGACATCCCAAAAGCACGTCTCCACTATCAAGGTTAAGGAGAAGAAGTTGATCTGTAAGGTATCAAACACTACCTCATCAGCATCAACTAGTTTTATTGCTTTAATCATTGTGCATTGATGGATCGGTGTCTTTTAATTAATGGATGTATAGTCATGTTTCAGTATGGACTATTCATGCTGGTAAGAAATATAAGAGGGAAAGTATTCATAGAGGTTGAGAATAAAGGGAGTTTGCAATTGCACATGCAGAGGCAGAATGTCTAGTAGTCTAATTCATACAAATCCAGCATACATGGGGAGGCAATAGAACAGGGTAAAGAAATGCTTCTACTTGTCAAATTGTCACAGATTTTTGGCACAAGGGCCAGAAAATCAACCCCAGAAGCATACATACATGCCAGTGTCCAGCAATGACTATGTCAATGTCAttcattttgtttccattttgaAAGGCTCCCAGAAAGGAACCTTTTTACTGAAAACTTTTCCCACCACCCTTGAGTCCAAAATCTTAATGGCCTCTTTGGATTTGATGCACCTGGGTGTTTTGTATTGGTTTACAGAAGAACCCTGAGAGACACAAAAGTCCATGAGGGCATCGAATGTGCCAGGCTTCACTATCCTAATCTCCAGTGGTCCAATGGAATTATCTCTTCTCCTGCACCTCCTATAAACAGAATCCAGTGATTCTTCCACTGTGGAGCAGCATTGCTCCATGATAGTATGATCAGGTTCGGATAAATCATTGTTTCCTCTTGTTTTGAGCTCCCAAAACAGTACATAATGACCAGGGATTGAGGAAGTATCAGCATAGCTAGTGTATTCTGTCAGAAGGAAGCCATACGGCTCGAGCAGGAGCTTTGCTTGTGTCACTGCTTTCAGGAGGTCTTCTTCATTGGTTTTATCAGTGTCAATGCTTAAAACCACATTCCTCCTTTGCACAAACCGAAACTGAGGAGCATTGTTGTAGAAACCAGTCACCATGAGTATATCTCCAGTTCTGTACCTATAGAGCCCtgaaaataaatgacaaaaacaTGGAGAAATGATCTTCTGAACTGTTAGTCTTTTGACAAGGATTTAATGTGGTCATCTAAGTGAAGCAAGTCTAACAAACTAGCTGAATATTATAATCGAGTGACTCACAGCCCACCCACTACAAAGCCAAATTGTGGGCCACAGAACTCAGTGATATAGAATTAGCTGCTAAAGATGTATCAAAAACTTAGCAGTAAGGTTTAGCTACCAAAAAGCAGATATTATGCAGGAAACCATTATCTGAACTGGAACAAACAGAGGCTTTCACGTATTCTATTAACTGCATTTTGAATGTTAAACTCATAGAAAATAGAAATCCAGCCTTTTACCAGCGACTGAAGTAGGTTTTTCCTGTTAAGAACATGAAGAGCAGGACATAAATGAGGCATGTGGGACAGATCTGAGGAGGAAGAACTCACCTGTAAAAGTTGTCACAACCAGTTCATAATAGTGACCGACCTTCACATCTACAAGACTGACAACTTCTATTTCCACCCTTTCACCCTCCTTTTTTATGCAACCACCATTGCATTGGACTTGTTGAGTCACTTCCCCATTGTTTTTCTGTACAGGGAGGAACTCGAAGTAGGCCATGTTTGGGAGGAGAGTGTAAGAGACATCAGAAGGCTTGCTTAATGGTTTAAGATTGATCCCATAGTAACATTCAGAAGAAGCATACATTGTTGAAACCAAAGGGAGCCCACCACTGTAAAATTCGAGGGTTGGGATATATTGGGCCATAGACCCTGTAACTATGACCTCTATGTATTTTGTTCTAggccaaattttcttaattatccCTTCCCATGATTCCCCATTACACTCAAACTCAATGAAATCTGCTAGATCAGGTTGGGGTTTGCTAAGAAATGAAGACACGGCATTTCTGCAACTGGGGTCTGTGATCCAGTCACTGACACAACCTGTTCTTATGTTAGAGCATAATTCCCTCCAATGATCCTCTAAGAATTTGATTGCCCGCAGGAAAGCAGATGCGAAAACTGCACCAACCCTTAACACCTCATCCCGCTGTACTAAACCGCAGAGCAATTGGCAGTACATGCTCTGCTTGCTGTCCAAACACAAAATGGTCTCATCAGGGCTTGTGTAAACATTAAACCGGTTGAAAGGCCGGTTTCTGAAGTTACTGCTCTTATAGTAACTGGTGAGGACTGGTCTTGCCATCAGGCCAGAAGGGGTACTGATTTCTGGCTTGATAAACAACAGGTACATTCCTTTTCCTTGGTCCAAGCCATCAACATACCTGAAATTGGAAAAGTAGAATCTCTGGATGAGGGTTCCTTTTACTGTTGCATTCATGTAACAAGCAGTACTAAAATTtgagagaagaaagaagaagagaagctTCTCACTTGTTCATCACAGGTATAAGGATGTTATAAAAGAATGTCTTTCTGTCCAAGTCCTCAGCAGTTGAAGGCATCAACTTTGGCTGCCCCCCTGAAGTTCCTGAGCTGCACAAGAGAAGAGACCAAGAACTTTGAGAAAGAACCTGGAGAAATAAGATTTCATAGAAAGGATAAAAGCAGTTGTACTACCTTGTGAGGAGCTCAGTGATGGGTTGAGCTGAAATGATTCTTGATGGCTCTCCATTGGCAATTCGCTCGATATGAGGCTTGATGTCTTCATAATTAACAATAGGAACTTTCTTCTTGAAAAGTCCCTTATCAGAGTGGCCATCGAGATAGCCCCTCAGATATTCTGTATTTGCATTTTGTGTTAGTATCTCCTCCAACACCTCCAATTGTACTTGGTTTGCATTTGTGGTCAAGTCTTCCAAAAGCATCAAGCCAGCTTCATTATCATGTGGATCACAGCTTAGCAACATCCTTGATGGCATGAGGCAACAATAGAACTTAAGGTTTAGAATTCAAGGAGCTTTTTGCAGCACTACAACATCTCTTTATCTGCTGTTGGacatgaaaaaagaataaaaagttgAAATTCTTTTGGTAAGTTGACTAAGATCGATCATCAGAGTAGCCTCTCTTCATGCTAACTGAATTACAAAGTAGTCATATATAAGCTAAAACCAGAAGAAAGTTGGTCAGAGAAGAAAGGAGGAGAAGCTACTGCACTGTGACTAGTAGGGTAGTCTCTCATATTTAAAGGGCCTCTCTCCACCATTGGACTTGTGCTTCCAGGTAGCTGCTGAGTAGAGAGAGGGGTGGAGGTTTAATAACTGATTTTGGAGGGGATTTTTTCAATTGATGTATTTgaaaactataaaagaaaaaaaaatgtaagggaaaCAGAGGCTATGAAGGTCCTACACATGTGGGCTTGTCTGGTAACCTGTGATAAGATGCTGCCATCAGTGGTCAAAACTACCTACAAGCTCTTATATTTCCAATCAGTCTTTTGTAGAAGCAATTAAGAAAAGTCTTGTATGACATAAGGCTCATTAATTAGCTTAATATTCTAAAGATAACCTCAGTCAGGGATTTAAATATTCAACCATGGTGTCATGTTGCTGAGAGTTGCATAGTACATTAAAGAATTGTGCAGATGGAatgttaaaaaggaaaaaaaaattgattttcaacaacAAGGTTAAGGAAGGAATCCAAGTACCCCATAATAGAATAGGACACTGTTATCAAATTGGCAATCATGGAGTGGCTCGCTTTACAGCTTTTGTGTTGTGCCAATAAATCATAACAGGATACATCATTTCAAGAGGGTATGCCATACTGTTTTTCTGATCGATTTAGTCATGGTTTGCTAATTATAGTAGAGTTTTTAGGTGGCATTACACATGGCAATatatgcatgtgaagtgatgAAAGCACACTGGATTAGCCATCCCATGACCTCACAGAACTGTTACTCATCACATCTTACACTAAAAATGTGCTATAAAACAAGAGGGGGTCTATGTGGCTGATACCCTCTTATCAATTCCAAGCTGATAAAAGAGTGTCTGCGATGCTATTTGGAAGTTTCCAACACTTAAGACCCACACAAAGACTTTTGTGGTTCCTTAagtattaaatattttcaagctAATGACACGTTACCTCATTGTTTAAATTCTCAAATCAACATATTATTTCTAATCTAGTAATTAGAGGGGCTTTCAATCCTACAAACAACATAAAAAACCTTTAATATTATGACTTTATAGTCATACTTTaatcttggaaaaaaaaacaaagttctaTATCATATGAACTGCATGGAGGAGTGTATAGTTTCCAACTTCCCACTGATCAAAGGCAAAAGGATGCATAGATATATGGTAATCCAACACAAAACAGGGCTGGCTCTGCTAACACTTCATTTGGATTACAAAcgcatttaaaattttcaagctGTGCaatattataacttttatttgcTGGATCCTTATCTCATCCCCTGCTACTGATGGGGCTAAGAGTCATAGCCTTACGATCACGGATTCCATTATACATAGCCTATCATGGAGTGAAAGTTTGTCGAGGAGACTAATAATCCATAAAATACAGTCCAAGATTGCAATGCCTAATTGCCTACTATTAGAAATCTTCATAGCACTATTGCAGTCAACATGAATGCATACCACAAAAAATTTGTCACATTGCTATTGTTTAGTCGCATTATAGATAGGAAGACTGGCTCTGCTTCTACTGACATGTTTCCATCATTTGGCCCTCAATGAAATTCAAGGGACTAGTTTCTGTTAAAGATAATTCAACCCCATGAAGGAGAAAATATGCAAAAAAGCAGAGAAACAGAATAATATGAACATGGGCTGGCAACATTAATGAACCAAAAGGTGGAATCATCAAAATTATGTTAGCAGACTTTTGTGGGGATTCAAATGGGGAGAACCCATTAAATCCATCTTTCTAGGCTGCATCCAATTTCCATGGAAAGCCAAAACTCTTTATCTTTGGAAGTCAGTCAGAAATGGATTTCAGTTTTGTCATTTCTGTTAGCAACACATCAGCAAAATGCACACTGCCAGAACCTTTTTCTGTCAATATGTTTAGATTGTAAAATTTGGACTTTGATGGAGCTTGGAGGACCTGAATTTTGGACCCTTCTTGATGGGTCATAGACAATCTCATTGGATTGAGGGCACCAAGCTGGACCACATGGACTAGGTCTTACCTCAGGTAGCTATAGAGGAATAGGATTTGGTGCCATCAAAGCATTGCCTTGTGCTAATATTTTTGTGTACAGGTTGTTTGGAAAGCAAATCCAAGAgagaaaaattgtaaaataatctGTTAATAAGTTACATTATGACATATTTATAGGGATTTGCTAGATTTGGTTTGGCAGGTCTTCATGTTAacagaaaaaaacaaagtagaTGTCTTATGGAGGGGACAGAAAGCCCTTGAACCAGGCAAGGGAAGAGGAGCCAaacaagggagagagagaaagagagagagagagagagagaccagaGGGGTGGGAAAGCTCTTTCTGTGTGTGATATGTGTGTTCAACTTAGCCTATCATTATTGAGATTAGCAATTTGGCATCAACTTTCCCATCCAAATATAGGTGCTGAAACTATGGCCTTGGACCAGTTTCTTGAGTCAATGGTTTAAGTTACACAAATGCATAAGATGAAGCAAAGAGGATATCAACTGTCGAATTCCAATATTGGATTGTGCAACCAGAAAGATGGTCACAGTGTGCATGTATTGAAATTTGTGTTGAATATGAGTTTAATTTCTTAACAACATGCAGGTTCCTGGAAAGTTCTCTTTCTGCCAATGAGGAAAGCCCATGAACTTTACACACTAAAAAACCATGTTCCAtcggaaaaggaaaaaaaataaggaaaacccaGGCAGCTAAGCCCTGGTAAAGAGTGACCCATTTCTAACGGCAGCCTAGAGCAGTCAGATAGAGATACAAAGGTTCTCCTTCATATGGGTTTTTGTAAactgttttatgatattttataaaacagaAGTTTGCTCgggaaattaaaatattcttaacctgtttactattttctaaaatataatgttttatttttaagcatTCTTTATAAtgacataataattttttaaaacaatgtctgaaaataaataaaaacaactaaaagttCTTGAAAACCTCTCTTAAGGTCTCTTAAATGCCAAGCCTCCCATTTGCCTCCTCATGGTCTAGTAACCTTTTGAGATTTAAGTCATGGAAAGCTGCCCAAAGCTGAATGATGAAACATTTACCATATCTAATGAAGCTCAGCACATGGGCTCTGCTCCAACATTTTCTCCATGAACATGTTCTGAAACTGCATATATGCTAGTCAAACTGAGAGACCTTGCCGATTAGCCAGTTTCCATTAAAATAATAGGATGAACATGTATGCTGGTGGGCAAGAGACCGGGCCTCAAGCAGAAGCTACACCACAACATAATCCTTTTAGTTCTGCATTAATATTGCAGCATTGACAccattttacttaattaatttcCTGAGTAGAAGACATTGACCAAGTCGCCAGATCCAAGGCTAATTAAAAGGGTCCATATAAAAGGATCAAGTTGAGCTTTAAGTCATTTCAGCATACTATAATAACATCTATAATCCAGGGATTAAAATACCAGTCCATGAAGAAGGTTATCACATGATGTAATTATTAGGAAGGGCGGTGAGGTACAGGAAGATGGTCTCATACTTTCATTATTTCTCTTTGAAACTCCACACTCATCACCTATAGTCAAGTGTGATTTAGTTagtgttttctttaaaagctttttttttttcttcttgaaaaaTTACCAGTCAAGTGTTTCTTCACAAAcaattatagttaatttttcaattttttaaaagtgcttcctaaattttgttaaaactctaggtttttttaaaacgctttttattttaaaagtgctTTCTAAAACATTGTCAACTAGAAAATActtgtaaaaatatgaaaaattacttataatatttcttaaagaagcacttaataagtgatttaaaaaaaatatttattaagaaaatactTATACTAAAAGGACTTCgaataaaaataccataaaaaaaCCGGTGCTCAATTAAGATATAGAAGTGCATATTTCAACCACCCATAACCAATAGATGAAGTATATTACATAATCCCCTTTAAGGGATTGGTGGCTCAGAGACTTTAGAACTATTGAGCCAAGTGAATTCATGATGGGCACCTCCTTCATGGCTTGGGTTTGATATTGAAGAATTTTTATGATCAGCTCATCATGTATAGTATACAAAAAGGTAGTATGCATGTTCTGTTGATAAACCCCATTAATGCAAAGCTTTCTCCAAGGAGCACATGagcttgaatttcttttaaggCGAATCACATGGAAATTAAGACAGTTAGAGAAACAAACAGTAGTTTAAAACCCTTCCATgaggaggaagagagagagagagagagagagagagagaaaggtagCATGGGGTATGGATTGTGGACTGGCTTTTGGACTTCATATGATGCCACAAAAATAGGGCTCTAAGCTGGGCCTGTAAATATTATGCTGGTTGAGGTAGGCTTTGAGGTCCAATATGAAAGGTGAGCATTGGCCCATAATAAGGTAGCAATGCTAACAGGGTGGATATGTTTTGGGCTAGACATAATTAGAATAAGGCGGATTCTAAGATAATGCgctaaaacttaatatttattatttaatgagttaaattaactttaagttcaaatatacttaagttgttgatttaaaatttattatttaatttttactttaagtattaagaatgtttaataaaattaacttataatttgttttaaattattaaattgacatatttattctcataaattataattaaagaaaaagatatcaaataataatgaaGATCGTGGAGTAACAAAAGATATAATGAAGgtatttaaggaaaatgagagtaaaaaaatataaaaaataaaataaaataagttaattgtttttacttattacttaaagttattttttttttatattttaagtgatacaattaagttattttataaaacatatttaatgacttaaattaaactaTTAAGTTAATTTAGTTAGATTGTTATTGAGTGAGCGTTTGGTAAAccaaattaataacttaaaacgatttgataacttaatttaagtcattaagtaaattaagtatgttaggtaaaataacttaatggtgtgacttaaaataaaaaacaactccaaataataagtaaaaataattaacttattcttaaatttacatcttaattttatcattttatccaTATTTGTCCTACTTACCTCCATAAGCTTCTTTGTTACTCCTTAATCTCCACAATTACTTGACTTTctttaccttaattataatttatgaggataaaaatgttaatttgatgattcaaaataaattttaagttgatttatcaaacaactttaatactaaaaatttaaaatgtttcataaaatatttaaaatgtttttattattttttatgtttttaaatatatttttgacgttatttttttatcattcctataattatttcttaagatttcctttttaaaaaaacaattgaaaacaatgaagagatatcatttgaaaatgccatttttttgttttatgattgtgaatttttttttcctattttcttgtTACGgataatacaaaattattttaaaaaccagTTGACTTGGTtttgtcaaaaataaataaataacactcATTTTGTccaaagaaaaccctaaagggCCATTGGGCCCAAACCCTTGCCCAGTCAGACTTGCCTTACCCAAGCACACCCACAGCCACAGGCCAGTTTCGGGCCTGGCTCAACGTTGGCCGTTAGTCAAGGCCTAATCCAAATACTTTGGATTTGGCGTGGGCCCAACTCACTGGAATTAAAGACAGAAAACCTACCCAAGTCGGTCCACTTTTCAGGGTTAAAAAGCGAAAAATTGAATAGTGCAGGGACTAGAAGTGAAATATAAGAGTATGTCCCATTTGTGGTGCCCTAGGGAATGAAAGGCTGAGATCTAATTTCATTAAAATCCAACGGTCTACAATTCTTTTCCACCTCTTTATATTCATCACATATAGCCTCCATCTTCCTTCTCACTCTCTTGACAGGGTCTCTAGGGTTTCTGATTTTCTTGTTCTCTCGCGAAAATGGTGAGTTAAATCGGTCTGATCTGAGCCGCTTCCTTTTGATGTTATGTTTGTTTCCCGTGATTCTTATTCGTGTTCCCTTGTTAGGTTCTTCCCAACGATATTGATTTGCTGAACCCTCCGGCGGATATTGAGAAGAGGAAGCACAAGCTCAAGCGTCTCGTGCAGTCTCCCAATTCCTTCTTCATGGATGTAAAGTGAAGAGTTTTTCTCCTTGTCgttgtttcttttttagttttcgCCGAATTCTCATGGGaaattttgtgatttattttctgtAGGATGTCAAGTGCCAGGGTTGCTTCAACATGTGAGTTGTGGAAACACGATCCTTTTGCATctttttgatttggtttttgtatttttatttattttttagtgaaaatttatTCCTCTTTTGCAGAACAACTGTGTTCAGCCACTCTCAAACCGTTGTTGTGTGTGGAAACTGCCAGACGGTGTTGTGCCAGCCCACAGGTGGGCGTGCTAGGCTTACAGAAGGGTGCTCTTTCAGGAGAAAGGGGGATTAATGATGGTGCCATATGCTTTCCCTCTCTTGGTGAATTGAAGTAGATTTTGTTTGGGTTTGGTTTCAAGAAAGAATATGAGGCACTCATCGTTTCAGTTTTGCTTATggtttttatatgtaatttctTAGGACCAAAAGCTTATGACTATTTGAtgatcctatctagttttcgttTGATGCAATGAAATTGGATTTTGTTTGACATTGTTGcttatatataatgtttaattttgttttttattttggctTGATCCTTTCTTTCAGTTTATTGCTTTTCTTCGTTTTTGACTTCTCTCTCATTATCACTTGTTTAAAATGATTGTGAAACTCCGCTTGTTTGCATTGTCGGTTGCTTTCATTTGATGGGTAAAATTGGATCTCACATGGAATAATTCTGTGTTGatatttgattagaattgatatTAATGCTTGTATCAGTACTTTTACAAACGGCCTATTGTATTTGCTTTGGGCTTGCGGTCAGTTAGGCAAATGAAATCAACATGTGACTGCAAGCCTGGTTGAAACCAAACTTTGACCCTTGTGTCCATTTGAATAATGTCGGAAATACATATTTTGCAATGTTATAGTTAGAT is a genomic window of Vitis riparia cultivar Riparia Gloire de Montpellier isolate 1030 chromosome 1, EGFV_Vit.rip_1.0, whole genome shotgun sequence containing:
- the LOC117912227 gene encoding indole-3-acetic acid-amido synthetase GH3.17-like gives rise to the protein MPSRMLLSCDPHDNEAGLMLLEDLTTNANQVQLEVLEEILTQNANTEYLRGYLDGHSDKGLFKKKVPIVNYEDIKPHIERIANGEPSRIISAQPITELLTSSGTSGGQPKLMPSTAEDLDRKTFFYNILIPVMNKYVDGLDQGKGMYLLFIKPEISTPSGLMARPVLTSYYKSSNFRNRPFNRFNVYTSPDETILCLDSKQSMYCQLLCGLVQRDEVLRVGAVFASAFLRAIKFLEDHWRELCSNIRTGCVSDWITDPSCRNAVSSFLSKPQPDLADFIEFECNGESWEGIIKKIWPRTKYIEVIVTGSMAQYIPTLEFYSGGLPLVSTMYASSECYYGINLKPLSKPSDVSYTLLPNMAYFEFLPVQKNNGEVTQQVQCNGGCIKKEGERVEIEVVSLVDVKVGHYYELVVTTFTGLYRYRTGDILMVTGFYNNAPQFRFVQRRNVVLSIDTDKTNEEDLLKAVTQAKLLLEPYGFLLTEYTSYADTSSIPGHYVLFWELKTRGNNDLSEPDHTIMEQCCSTVEESLDSVYRRCRRRDNSIGPLEIRIVKPGTFDALMDFCVSQGSSVNQYKTPRCIKSKEAIKILDSRVVGKVFSKKVPFWEPFKMETK
- the LOC117931762 gene encoding 40S ribosomal protein S27-2 codes for the protein MVLPNDIDLLNPPADIEKRKHKLKRLVQSPNSFFMDVKCQGCFNITTVFSHSQTVVVCGNCQTVLCQPTGGRARLTEGCSFRRKGD